Proteins from a single region of Mailhella massiliensis:
- a CDS encoding tyrosine-type recombinase/integrase, giving the protein MVLSEFIHTRYVPYIREHKRSWQTDVRYVHRHILPYLGDCRLEDIDEEKLCRWKEELLASGLSHNTCYRLFWLVKYILNCAVRWHVLASDEAFRHAVCRRSAPRCPEVLSASEKQRLIALLTQYRNNIAARAIHLLLLTGASKSEILYARREDVDLPGRSLAVRRGSEIVRRLPLSEAAVRLIAELPVRADVPWLFFRPATGERVVTVFAFWDKLRRELGRPTLRLNDLRHIFVHSLLQNGATYKDVRNRLGHYSSEAFLLQSQMQGGQADPSQGAFQ; this is encoded by the coding sequence ATGGTGCTGAGCGAATTCATTCATACCAGGTATGTTCCCTACATCAGGGAACACAAGCGCAGCTGGCAGACGGATGTGAGGTATGTGCACCGGCATATTCTGCCCTATCTGGGGGACTGCCGGCTTGAGGATATTGATGAGGAGAAGCTCTGCCGGTGGAAGGAAGAGCTCCTTGCCTCCGGGCTGTCGCACAATACCTGCTACCGGCTGTTCTGGCTGGTGAAGTATATTCTGAACTGCGCGGTACGTTGGCATGTGCTGGCAAGCGACGAAGCCTTCCGCCATGCCGTGTGCCGCCGCAGCGCTCCGCGCTGCCCGGAGGTGCTTTCCGCTTCGGAAAAGCAGCGCCTCATCGCTCTTCTCACTCAGTACCGGAACAATATCGCGGCGCGGGCCATTCATCTTCTGCTTCTGACCGGAGCTTCCAAGTCGGAAATTCTCTATGCCCGCCGGGAAGATGTGGACCTTCCCGGGCGCAGCCTTGCCGTACGCCGGGGCTCCGAAATTGTGCGCCGTCTGCCGCTCAGCGAGGCGGCGGTGAGGCTTATTGCCGAGCTGCCCGTGCGTGCCGATGTGCCGTGGCTGTTCTTCCGCCCCGCCACGGGGGAGAGGGTGGTCACGGTGTTCGCCTTCTGGGACAAGCTTCGCCGCGAGCTGGGGCGTCCCACCCTGCGCCTGAACGACCTTCGTCATATCTTCGTGCATTCGCTGCTTCAGAACGGGGCAACGTACAAGGATGTACGCAACCGCCTGGGGCACTATTCCTCCGAGGCGTTTCTTCTTCAGTCGCAGATGCAGGGCGGTCAGGCCGATCCTTCGCAGGGGGCCTTCCAATGA
- the gmk gene encoding guanylate kinase, with protein sequence MKTDFGPRRGLPFVICAPSGAGKTTLVSRLTAEFPLEFSISCTTRAPRGTEKDGVDYIFLDRETFVERRAQGYFAEWAEVHGNFYGTPLQPVRDRLALGKDMLFDIDVQGAAQLSLSLPEARFVFILPPSMEELERRLRGRGTDSEEAIRIRLANARTEIMSSHWFDAVIVNDDLDMAYDQLRSFYLASTLQPSLKPQLARSICGA encoded by the coding sequence ATGAAGACTGATTTCGGCCCGCGTCGCGGCCTGCCTTTCGTTATCTGCGCTCCTTCCGGGGCGGGCAAGACCACGCTGGTGAGCCGCCTTACGGCGGAGTTTCCTCTCGAATTTTCCATTTCCTGCACCACGCGTGCGCCGCGCGGCACGGAGAAGGACGGCGTGGACTATATTTTCCTTGATCGGGAGACCTTTGTGGAACGCCGGGCGCAGGGCTACTTTGCCGAATGGGCCGAGGTGCACGGCAATTTTTACGGTACGCCGCTGCAGCCCGTGCGCGACCGCCTGGCCCTCGGCAAGGACATGCTGTTTGATATCGACGTACAGGGCGCGGCGCAGCTTTCCCTTTCCCTGCCGGAAGCGCGCTTCGTGTTCATCCTGCCGCCTTCCATGGAGGAACTGGAACGCCGTCTGCGCGGTCGCGGTACGGACAGCGAGGAGGCCATCAGAATACGCCTTGCCAATGCGAGGACGGAGATCATGAGCAGCCACTGGTTCGACGCCGTCATCGTCAACGACGATCTCGACATGGCCTACGATCAGCTTCGTTCCTTCTATCTGGCATCCACGCTTCAGCCTTCCCTCAAGCCCCAGCTGGCGCGGAGCATCTGCGGAGCGTAA
- the greA gene encoding transcription elongation factor GreA codes for MSTPISVQGYKKLEKELEALKKERPAVIQAIKEAREEGDLKENAGYDAARERQGFLEARINYIESQLPQYTVIDLDTLHSDKVIFGATVHVVDVDTDAERQFTLLGPDEADFAKGSISINSPVGRALLGHEVGDEVTIDIPRGRVTYEITEIEFHGVRD; via the coding sequence ATGAGCACGCCTATTTCCGTACAGGGCTACAAAAAGCTGGAAAAAGAACTCGAAGCGCTCAAAAAAGAGCGCCCTGCCGTCATTCAGGCCATCAAGGAAGCCCGTGAAGAGGGCGACCTGAAGGAAAACGCCGGTTACGACGCCGCGCGTGAACGCCAGGGTTTTCTTGAAGCGCGCATCAATTACATTGAATCCCAGCTTCCCCAGTACACGGTCATCGATCTCGACACGCTCCACAGCGACAAGGTCATCTTCGGCGCCACCGTGCATGTGGTCGATGTGGACACCGACGCGGAACGCCAGTTCACCCTGCTCGGCCCCGACGAAGCCGACTTCGCCAAGGGTTCCATTTCCATCAACTCCCCCGTGGGCCGCGCCCTGCTCGGGCATGAAGTGGGGGATGAAGTCACCATCGACATTCCCCGTGGTCGTGTCACCTACGAAATCACGGAAATCGAGTTCCACGGCGTTCGCGACTGA
- the recJ gene encoding single-stranded-DNA-specific exonuclease RecJ: MNKDWIFRTRKDGAPMPASFQTLAERCGISPRLARLLWIRGLDRPEAVAEYLSPGLRYLAKPSLWPGMAEAADVLARGLRAGRKMAIWGDYDADGVTSTALALQVLHHHGFDALRHLPDRRSEGYGMNVGGVEELARQGVSLLLTVDCGISDVSAIRRARELGMDVVVTDHHLPPEELPPATVLCNPKLADCPCATLAGVGVTFFLMAELNARLAEGGTPRMDMRRTLDLVALGTLADLVELEGQNRILVKNGLLVLAEAKRPGIAELKAVSGFAPLASLGAGQVVFSLAPRINAAGRVASAEMALSLLCAEENDGAAGYARTLDAYNTQRRQEEERITEQAMVQAESALNDPALVIAGRDWNQGVIGIVASRLVEKYHKPTLVLCADGDTLKGSGRSISGFNLHDGLMRCSEELLACGGHRMAAGLRLKPEKLESFRSRFLEVVRAELGPDPVPAVQMIDDELSFKEAADFVFLKELEMMQPFGVGNPEPVFQSPPLLVKRRRLFGQQKNHVLLELTDESCKITLQAKAWRQAGEFPSDLEGRHVRLAYSPAIDMYNGAASVDVRIKDWKMV; encoded by the coding sequence ATGAATAAGGACTGGATATTCCGCACACGCAAAGACGGCGCTCCCATGCCCGCATCCTTCCAGACTCTGGCCGAACGCTGCGGTATTTCGCCGCGCCTTGCCCGTCTTCTCTGGATACGCGGGCTGGACAGGCCGGAAGCCGTGGCGGAATATCTCAGCCCCGGACTGCGCTATCTGGCGAAACCCTCTCTGTGGCCCGGCATGGCGGAAGCGGCGGATGTCCTTGCGCGGGGACTGCGTGCGGGGCGGAAAATGGCCATCTGGGGGGACTACGATGCCGACGGCGTGACCAGCACGGCGCTGGCGCTTCAGGTGCTGCATCATCACGGATTTGATGCGCTCAGGCATCTCCCCGACCGCCGCAGCGAAGGCTACGGCATGAACGTGGGCGGTGTGGAAGAACTGGCCCGGCAGGGCGTTTCCCTGCTGCTTACCGTGGACTGCGGCATTTCCGACGTGTCGGCCATACGGCGCGCCCGGGAACTCGGCATGGATGTCGTGGTTACGGATCATCACCTGCCGCCGGAAGAGCTGCCTCCCGCTACGGTGCTGTGCAATCCGAAACTGGCGGACTGTCCCTGTGCGACTCTGGCCGGGGTGGGGGTGACCTTCTTCCTCATGGCGGAGCTGAACGCCCGCCTTGCCGAAGGCGGTACGCCGCGCATGGATATGCGCCGTACCCTCGACCTGGTGGCCCTGGGGACGCTGGCCGACCTGGTGGAGCTTGAAGGGCAGAACCGCATTCTCGTCAAGAACGGTCTTCTGGTGCTGGCCGAAGCGAAACGGCCCGGCATTGCGGAACTCAAGGCCGTGAGCGGCTTTGCTCCGCTGGCCTCTCTCGGAGCGGGGCAGGTCGTTTTCAGTCTTGCGCCCCGCATCAATGCCGCGGGCCGTGTGGCTTCGGCGGAAATGGCGTTGTCGCTGCTCTGCGCGGAAGAGAACGACGGAGCGGCGGGGTACGCCCGTACTCTGGATGCCTATAACACCCAGCGTCGGCAGGAAGAGGAGCGTATTACCGAGCAGGCCATGGTACAGGCCGAAAGCGCGCTGAACGATCCGGCCCTGGTCATTGCAGGAAGAGACTGGAATCAGGGCGTCATCGGCATTGTGGCTTCGCGTCTGGTGGAGAAATACCACAAACCCACGCTGGTGCTCTGTGCCGACGGCGATACTTTGAAAGGTTCGGGCCGTTCCATAAGCGGGTTCAACCTGCATGACGGCCTCATGCGCTGCAGCGAGGAACTTCTGGCGTGCGGCGGGCATCGCATGGCAGCCGGGCTTCGCCTGAAGCCGGAGAAGCTGGAATCCTTCCGCAGCCGTTTCCTCGAAGTGGTGCGCGCCGAACTGGGCCCTGACCCCGTACCCGCCGTGCAGATGATTGACGATGAGCTTTCCTTCAAGGAAGCGGCGGATTTCGTGTTTCTCAAGGAACTGGAAATGATGCAGCCCTTCGGTGTGGGCAACCCGGAACCGGTGTTTCAGTCTCCGCCGCTGCTGGTGAAGAGGCGCAGGCTTTTCGGCCAGCAGAAGAATCATGTGCTTCTTGAGCTGACGGACGAAAGCTGCAAGATCACCCTTCAGGCCAAGGCATGGCGTCAGGCGGGGGAATTCCCTTCCGATCTGGAAGGCCGGCACGTACGCCTTGCCTACAGCCCTGCCATAGACATGTACAACGGCGCGGCCAGCGTGGACGTGCGCATCAAAGACTGGAAAATGGTCTGA
- a CDS encoding capsule biosynthesis protein → MLRRILKSPWLFLLILPTLLAFFYFSVLASPMYVSSASFAIRSSDTSASGGTDFASMFLKTSGSTGNDSYILNDYIQSLDLAQDIDRELGLVKHYSSRDHDIISRLWQHPTQDELIRYWRWAVLPQLNVDTGIISLEVKAYTPEMAQKLTQAILKRSEALVNAMNERARHDAVELAREEVSRAEERVRHAQSAMREFRDTHNLIDPKSTAAGLQELVTRLEAEATTLRTQISEAKSYMNAEAPLLKSLNRRLAAVEKQLGEEKLRVAGQSTVQGNLNSLVAEYEDLTIEAEFAQKQLVSAMTSLEQARIQQMAQSRYVVAYQQPTLPDESLYPRPFLFTLYVFAALLLLLGIVSLVWASIREHAGF, encoded by the coding sequence ATGCTTCGCCGTATTCTTAAAAGCCCGTGGCTTTTTTTGCTGATTCTGCCTACCTTGCTGGCCTTTTTCTATTTTTCCGTACTGGCCTCGCCCATGTACGTATCGAGCGCGAGCTTTGCCATACGCAGTTCCGATACGTCGGCTTCGGGGGGCACGGATTTTGCCTCCATGTTTTTAAAAACTTCCGGCTCCACGGGGAACGATTCGTATATTCTCAACGATTATATTCAGAGCCTTGATCTTGCTCAGGATATCGACCGGGAACTGGGGCTGGTAAAACACTACAGCAGCCGGGACCACGATATCATTTCCCGTCTGTGGCAGCACCCCACGCAGGACGAACTGATCCGCTACTGGCGCTGGGCGGTACTGCCGCAGCTCAATGTGGATACGGGCATCATTTCTCTGGAAGTGAAGGCCTACACGCCGGAAATGGCGCAGAAGCTCACGCAGGCCATTTTAAAGCGGAGCGAGGCGCTGGTGAACGCCATGAACGAGCGGGCACGCCACGATGCGGTGGAACTTGCGCGCGAGGAAGTGAGCCGTGCGGAAGAGCGTGTGCGCCATGCCCAGAGCGCCATGCGGGAATTCCGCGACACCCACAATCTCATCGACCCCAAGAGCACGGCTGCCGGTCTTCAGGAACTGGTGACGCGGCTGGAAGCCGAAGCCACGACGCTCCGCACCCAGATATCGGAAGCAAAATCGTACATGAACGCGGAAGCTCCGCTTCTGAAGTCGCTGAACCGGCGCCTTGCGGCGGTGGAAAAGCAGCTCGGGGAAGAAAAGCTGCGCGTGGCCGGGCAGAGCACCGTGCAGGGCAACCTGAACTCCCTTGTGGCCGAGTACGAAGACCTGACCATAGAGGCGGAGTTTGCCCAGAAGCAGCTTGTTTCGGCCATGACCTCCCTGGAGCAGGCGCGCATCCAGCAGATGGCGCAGTCGCGCTATGTGGTGGCGTATCAGCAGCCTACGCTGCCGGACGAATCTCTGTACCCCCGGCCCTTCCTTTTCACGCTCTATGTGTTTGCGGCGCTGCTGCTCCTTCTGGGCATCGTGTCGCTGGTATGGGCGTCCATCCGAGAACATGCGGGATTTTAA
- a CDS encoding YicC/YloC family endoribonuclease, translating into MPLRSMTGFGRFQQDDGAVVQTWEIRSVNSRFLDLKWKLPPQARNMEARFEKIVRRFASRGRVEISLNLQFTAETGVAFDAAHASAMLDAVKAFASSRGDIFEVDYMALLHLSPLWTSSGESDDEELFAPLAAGLEAALADWNESRETEAGALARDLECRFGRMAEWVAAIEERAPAIKSARFEQVRERLTDMLNNLGGELDEGRFLQEMVIMADKLDVTEELTRLHSHLLRLASLMESGEDAGRKLDFTLQESFREINTCGNKIQDAQVSRIVVDCKNELEKCREQVQNLE; encoded by the coding sequence ATGCCGCTTCGCAGCATGACGGGCTTCGGACGTTTCCAGCAGGACGACGGCGCCGTGGTTCAGACCTGGGAGATACGCAGCGTCAACAGCCGTTTTCTCGACCTGAAGTGGAAACTGCCCCCGCAGGCCCGCAACATGGAGGCCCGCTTCGAGAAAATCGTGCGTCGTTTCGCTTCGCGCGGAAGGGTGGAGATTTCGCTCAACCTTCAGTTCACGGCGGAAACAGGCGTGGCCTTCGACGCCGCCCACGCTTCGGCCATGCTGGACGCGGTGAAGGCGTTCGCCTCCTCAAGGGGCGACATCTTTGAAGTGGATTACATGGCGCTTCTGCACCTTTCTCCGCTCTGGACATCTTCCGGGGAAAGCGATGACGAGGAGCTTTTCGCGCCGCTTGCCGCCGGGCTGGAAGCAGCGCTGGCGGACTGGAATGAGTCGCGTGAAACCGAGGCCGGAGCCCTCGCCCGCGACCTGGAATGCCGTTTCGGCCGTATGGCGGAGTGGGTGGCGGCCATCGAGGAACGCGCCCCGGCCATCAAGAGCGCCCGTTTCGAGCAGGTGCGCGAACGGCTTACCGACATGCTGAACAACCTCGGCGGGGAGCTGGATGAAGGCCGTTTTCTGCAGGAGATGGTCATCATGGCGGACAAGCTGGATGTGACGGAAGAACTTACCCGACTGCATTCCCATCTTCTGCGCCTGGCCTCGCTCATGGAAAGCGGTGAGGATGCGGGCCGCAAGCTCGACTTTACGCTTCAGGAAAGTTTCCGCGAAATCAATACCTGCGGCAACAAGATTCAGGATGCGCAGGTTTCCCGTATTGTGGTGGACTGCAAGAACGAACTGGAAAAATGCCGCGAGCAGGTGCAGAATCTGGAGTAG
- a CDS encoding ABC transporter ATP-binding protein, translating into MIELCHVSKYYSLSHGVRKIVLDDVSHTFHEGVNMGILGLNGAGKSTMMKIISGGIVPDEGYVRRTSRVSWPIGFTGGFHGSLTGRENLRFTCRIYGADIKQVTDFVEDFSELGPYMDMPIRTYSSGMRSKLAFGLSMAIGFDFYLIDEAYAVGDASFRAKSERLFQQRKANSTLIVVAHSTSVIRKNCDNAAILKDGRLHFFDTLNDALACYEELCRART; encoded by the coding sequence ATGATAGAACTGTGCCATGTAAGCAAATATTATTCCTTATCTCACGGAGTAAGGAAAATAGTGCTGGACGATGTTTCCCATACCTTTCACGAAGGGGTGAACATGGGGATTCTCGGCCTGAACGGGGCGGGAAAGTCCACAATGATGAAGATTATTTCCGGCGGCATTGTGCCCGATGAAGGGTATGTGAGGCGTACCAGCCGTGTTTCCTGGCCCATAGGTTTTACGGGCGGTTTCCACGGCAGCCTCACCGGGCGGGAGAATTTGCGTTTCACCTGCCGTATTTACGGGGCGGATATCAAACAGGTGACCGATTTCGTGGAGGATTTTTCCGAACTCGGGCCCTACATGGACATGCCCATCCGCACCTATTCCTCGGGTATGCGTTCCAAACTGGCCTTCGGCCTGAGCATGGCCATAGGCTTTGATTTCTATCTCATTGATGAGGCCTACGCCGTGGGCGACGCCTCCTTCCGCGCCAAGAGCGAACGGCTTTTTCAGCAGCGAAAGGCCAACTCCACGCTCATTGTGGTGGCGCACAGCACCTCGGTCATACGGAAGAACTGCGACAACGCGGCCATTTTGAAGGATGGCCGCCTGCACTTCTTCGATACGCTGAACGACGCTCTTGCCTGTTATGAGGAACTTTGCCGTGCCAGAACATAA
- the ettA gene encoding energy-dependent translational throttle protein EttA codes for MANDNQPDKVIYSMSRVTKRHGQREVLKDISLGYFYGAKIGVLGLNGAGKSSLLKIMAGVDKAFDGDIVVAPGYTIGYLEQEPLVDETRTVREVVEEGVQEVVDLVKEFNEINEKFADPDADMDALIERQAKVQEKMDAMNAWDLDSRLEMAMDALRCPPGDTPVSVVSGGERRRVALCRLLLQNPDILLLDEPTNHLDAESVAWLERYLQNFPGTVIAVTHDRYFLDHVAGWILELDRGRGIPWKGNYSSWLEQKEKRLALEEKADNERRKTLARELEWIHMSPKGRHAKGKARINAYEAMLSHESERLAPDLEIYIPPGPRLGKSVIEARDLCKSMGDKVLVEKANFLVQPGAIVGIIGPNGAGKTTLFKMLVGEEKPDSGTLNIGETVKFGYVDQKRASLEPGKTVYEIISGGNDFIRLGGREVNARAYCSRFNFQGGDQQKKVDVLSGGERNRVHLACMLKSGANVLLLDEPTNDIDVNTMRALEDALENFAGCVLVISHDRWFLDRIATHILAFEDEGQVTFFEGNFSEYEEDRRKRLGKEADTPHRMKYRRLTRQ; via the coding sequence ATGGCAAACGACAATCAGCCGGATAAAGTCATCTATTCAATGAGCCGCGTGACCAAGCGCCATGGTCAGCGGGAGGTGCTCAAGGATATTTCCCTGGGCTATTTTTACGGCGCAAAAATAGGCGTGCTCGGCCTGAACGGCGCGGGCAAGTCTTCCCTGCTCAAGATCATGGCAGGGGTGGACAAGGCCTTCGACGGCGACATCGTGGTGGCGCCCGGGTACACCATCGGTTACCTCGAACAGGAACCGCTGGTGGATGAAACGCGCACCGTGCGCGAAGTGGTGGAAGAAGGCGTGCAGGAAGTCGTGGATCTGGTGAAGGAATTCAACGAGATCAACGAAAAGTTCGCCGATCCCGACGCCGATATGGACGCGCTCATCGAGCGTCAGGCCAAGGTGCAGGAAAAAATGGACGCCATGAACGCCTGGGATCTGGATTCCAGGCTGGAAATGGCCATGGATGCCCTGCGCTGCCCGCCCGGCGATACGCCCGTTTCCGTGGTGTCCGGCGGTGAACGCCGCCGTGTGGCCCTGTGCCGCCTGCTGCTCCAGAATCCCGACATTCTTCTGCTCGACGAACCCACCAACCATCTGGATGCGGAATCCGTGGCGTGGCTGGAACGCTATCTGCAGAATTTTCCGGGCACGGTCATTGCCGTGACCCACGACCGCTATTTCCTCGATCATGTGGCGGGCTGGATTCTGGAACTGGACAGAGGGCGCGGCATTCCGTGGAAGGGGAACTATTCCTCCTGGCTGGAACAGAAGGAAAAGCGCCTGGCCCTTGAGGAAAAGGCCGACAACGAACGCCGCAAGACTCTGGCAAGGGAACTTGAGTGGATCCACATGTCCCCCAAGGGCCGTCATGCCAAGGGCAAGGCGCGCATCAACGCCTATGAGGCCATGCTGAGTCATGAGAGCGAGCGCCTCGCGCCTGATCTGGAAATCTACATTCCGCCGGGACCGCGTCTCGGCAAGTCCGTCATCGAAGCCCGCGACCTCTGCAAGAGCATGGGCGACAAGGTGCTGGTGGAAAAGGCGAATTTCCTTGTACAGCCGGGCGCCATCGTGGGCATCATCGGTCCCAACGGCGCGGGTAAGACCACGCTGTTCAAGATGCTGGTGGGAGAGGAAAAGCCCGATTCCGGTACGCTGAATATCGGTGAAACCGTGAAGTTCGGCTATGTGGATCAGAAGCGCGCCTCCCTCGAACCGGGCAAGACCGTGTATGAGATCATCAGCGGCGGCAACGATTTCATCCGCCTCGGCGGAAGGGAAGTGAACGCCCGCGCCTACTGTTCCCGCTTCAACTTCCAGGGCGGCGATCAGCAGAAGAAGGTGGACGTGCTTTCCGGCGGTGAGCGCAACCGTGTGCATCTCGCCTGTATGCTCAAGTCCGGAGCCAACGTGCTGCTGCTTGACGAACCCACCAACGATATCGACGTGAATACCATGCGCGCCCTGGAAGACGCGCTGGAGAACTTCGCCGGGTGCGTGCTCGTCATCAGCCACGACCGCTGGTTCCTCGACCGTATCGCCACCCATATCCTCGCGTTCGAGGATGAAGGTCAGGTAACTTTCTTTGAAGGCAACTTCTCCGAATATGAGGAAGACCGCCGCAAACGCCTGGGCAAGGAAGCCGATACTCCTCATCGCATGAAGTACCGCAGACTTACCCGTCAGTAA
- a CDS encoding DVU3141 family protein — translation MIVRLVPGSLRAGGRAFACLAASFLVCVLASGCVQKQPSVPSAPAEAAVPSGDAFALALSRMQVGEEALMPTPFGMDSLVMLESSYTSGLGQTCRRAAVRAGGITHRIAACRDASGWTTAEPIFENVQR, via the coding sequence ATGATTGTTCGCCTTGTTCCGGGCAGCCTCCGCGCAGGCGGCAGGGCCTTTGCGTGCCTTGCGGCGTCGTTTCTTGTCTGTGTCCTTGCTTCGGGCTGCGTGCAGAAGCAGCCTTCCGTGCCTTCTGCGCCCGCGGAAGCGGCGGTGCCTTCCGGGGATGCCTTTGCGCTGGCGCTTTCCCGCATGCAGGTGGGGGAAGAGGCGCTCATGCCCACGCCTTTCGGTATGGACAGCCTGGTAATGCTGGAATCTTCCTACACGTCCGGCCTCGGGCAGACGTGCAGAAGGGCGGCGGTTCGCGCCGGGGGCATCACCCACCGCATTGCCGCATGCAGAGATGCGTCGGGCTGGACGACGGCCGAGCCGATTTTTGAAAACGTGCAGAGATAA
- a CDS encoding ABC transporter permease: MDSALTVQGRVIYALMMREVHTIYGTSRLGYLWALIQTMWNIFVFWGLRYALGAADPHGMSILIFLLMGFGIYHMFSGTINKCMSAVSGNKALLTFPQVTPLDIMIARMLIVWATEIVSGIIIIFLSEFFEREVYINDFGGIVVILIITPLLGLGAGMICSSLSVLFPTVEKIVPMILRILLFASAVFYSATVIPSYIMKYLWYNPLIQLIEWGRFCLSKGYPAVSYSILYIGIITMACLCLGLLFERYVRRKIA; the protein is encoded by the coding sequence ATGGACAGCGCGCTTACCGTGCAGGGTCGCGTCATCTATGCCCTGATGATGCGCGAGGTGCATACCATCTACGGTACATCCCGCCTGGGCTATCTGTGGGCGCTTATCCAGACCATGTGGAATATTTTTGTGTTCTGGGGGCTCAGGTATGCCCTTGGCGCTGCCGATCCGCACGGTATGTCCATACTGATTTTTCTGCTGATGGGCTTCGGTATTTATCACATGTTCAGCGGCACCATCAATAAATGCATGAGCGCCGTGAGCGGAAACAAAGCGCTGCTGACGTTTCCGCAGGTTACGCCGCTGGATATCATGATCGCCAGAATGTTGATTGTATGGGCAACGGAAATCGTTTCCGGTATCATTATTATTTTTCTTTCAGAGTTTTTTGAAAGGGAAGTATATATTAACGATTTCGGCGGTATTGTCGTTATACTTATAATAACGCCGCTGCTCGGTCTCGGAGCAGGAATGATATGTTCCTCTCTTTCCGTACTTTTTCCTACAGTGGAAAAAATCGTTCCCATGATTTTACGGATACTGCTTTTTGCATCGGCAGTATTTTATTCCGCAACGGTAATACCTTCCTATATTATGAAGTATCTTTGGTATAATCCATTGATACAGCTTATAGAATGGGGAAGATTCTGCCTGTCCAAAGGATACCCTGCTGTATCCTACAGTATATTGTACATCGGTATTATTACCATGGCATGCCTTTGCCTCGGCCTGCTTTTTGAGCGTTATGTGCGGAGGAAGATAGCATGA